ATATTAGAGTTGTAGTAGTCACTAAGACTGTTGGGAGTGGGCTGCGGTTTGGAACTGCATTCATGCCATCTGGACAACAAACACCGCCCCCTGAGTGCGGTTTCCTGCGGCTTTGGCGGCAGTGTTGCTAAAAAAGACCGTGTGCTGTGATTGGGTGCTACATCCTTGACCGTTGAACGGTCCTTGCgtcataatttatttattcatttatttatttattttttaatactttactatatatatatatatatatatatatatatatatatatacttacaaTTTTTCACATAACATTTAACCAAAATCCTTACACTTTTACTCTCTTTTTCTCCAATTTTTTTGAAAATGTCTTCTTCCAAAAGACTCAGCGAAGAAAAAACATCCTTTAGAAACATCATAACCCCAATACCTTCATTTGATCAGCCGATTTTTTCACCTCCGTATTACCATTATGGCGGTATGCTTCCGTATTTTCCACAACGACCAACACAACCACTACCATAAACACTACCACAACCTGACACAGATTTTAATTCATTTGATTTTTTGTCTCAATCTGAGTTTGttcaaaaacataaacacaaccaCAAACGGTCGTTTCTGATTCCGAACTGGAATTCATTAAAGAAACTCAGCCCACTCGAGCAGCAactaaaagaaaagagaaggaaGAGGCTAAATGTTGGGAACCCCTAGAAGTGTTAGTGTTGGCACAATCTTAGATTGATATTTCAGAAGATGCGACGGTTGGAAAAGACCAAAAACATGACCGCTTTTGGATTCGCGTTTTACATAGGTTCCATAAAAGAATAAACCGTGGAGAATACCGTTCAAAACATCAAGTGTGCTTGAAATGGGGGAAGATGAACAaggaaatcatgttgtttaataATTTTTATAACAACATGAAACGTCAATGGAAAAGTGGAGAAAACGATGATGTGATTTTGAAAAAAGCGCTGAAAGTGTATCAAAAAGAAAACCTGAAGGCTTTCAAGTTTTTTGAAGtttggaattttgtgaaagaTAATAAGAAATGACAAAGTAACAAAACATAAGACGAGCATATCGACAGTGGTTCAAAACGCAGCAGAACATCTGAGTCTGATCACACTACATCAGATGCTCGTGTTCAGTTTGATCTGAACGAAGATGAACCTGTTTCAATTTCACTACCTTCTCGACCAATGGGAAGAGACAAAGCAAAAAGCAAAGGCAAAGACAAAGCGTGGGGTTCAGATGAGTTGAAAAAAATAGAGGCCAACATGAAGGGTATAAAAGATAGAATAGACAAGATTTTGCAAATTGCTTCTGAAAGAGAGCTACGGAAACAAAGAGATAGTGACATGCGAGTACTATCGTTGGACACGTCGAATAAGACCGGAGACGAGCTTCAAGTTGTTTTGGCGATGGAGGAAGTGAAAAAACGTTAAGCAAATCGTGGctaatttctagtttttttttcaagtttttaatcGTTTGGTGTGCGTGCATGTTTTAATAAGTTGTAGGTTTTATGTTATTAATCTGCTTTtctaaatttttagtttttttttttttttttttttttaagttaagcAATATATggtatttgtatttttaattaatgaaatattatctttttaaaattatactttttaattaaaaaataagttttattaaattaaaatagttaaaaaaacaatgataaaaaataaaaatacggCACCACTCCCTTGGTGTGACAAAAAAAAATAACGTGACGCTTATGTGGCGGTAAAGGGAGTGCGGTTTCGGTCGCACAACTTCCTCCGGCGTAAAACAACCAAAATACGTCCTCATATATGAAACGAAAATGAAAATATATATCCTTATGATCACAAAATAATCTTCAATTTTGTAAAACGGATTTTACCAACAAGCACCTTTATCTTTGCTAAATCACTTTGGCATAGTCCCAAAACCAAAACAagagccaaaaaaaaaaaaaaaagtttccaAAAGTCACCTACCTACCTATACCTACATTATTTCTCTTCACCCATACAAAAACCACCATAACAAATATCATCAACACTAGACACAAGTATTGTTTCGGGCGAATCCTTCCTTCATTTCCAAAATTCAAGGCTTGAAAGCAAGAGCCAAACCAACCTTAGCACTCTTTTCAATAGCCCTTGTATCCACTTCCCCCGAGATAGTAAAAACCGATTTCGGGCGCCATTCATGCTGAACAAGACCACTTGCAATTCCAAAATTATTGACCCGTGCCTTGACCATAGTCAACGGGTCCAACGAGTGCTGTGTCCCAAAAGTCAACGAGTTTTCATTACTCGAAAACCCATGAGTCAACTCACCACCCACAGCCGTATTAGTCAACGGACTTACAGTGTGGTAGTAGGAAGCAGTAAGCGTGTCCCCTTTATCATtcctataaataaataaatacatacataaataACTACCCAGTTATAATAGtgaaaattattttaattttaatttatttaaccagaaaataaaaaaataacgaCCCACAGTGTCAAAGATGCAATGAGGTCAGAAGTTGAGAAACTGAGTCCCGCATTGTATTTGGTGAAGTTTCCGGAAGCAGTGTCGAAGGAAATATCGGTCCCGACTGCAACCGTGTTGTTTCCAGCCACGCCAGAGAAGTTGACTATGGGACTTGCGGTCAAACCGATGCTTGTACTGATTCCTGCATGTTCGTGCAAGTATTGAAGTTCCACCTGTACCCAAACTCCAGTATCAGTATCAGTATCAGTGTCAGTATGAGTAACATCATCTCAATAAGTACCTTGCCAGATCTCTGATCAGGAACAACAAAGCTGAAGATTGTTTTGAGTCCAGGTGCAGCTTCAtcaatggtgatggtggtgaaaaCCTGAGTTGTTGCCATATATGCAACAAGATGTTTAATTGCAGTTTAGAAACCAAGTGAAGTTGTAACTAATCATGGTTGTTACCTTAGAGTTTGTGTCCACTTTGACATCGGTTGTGATGTTTTTGTTGATGAGTTTTGTGTTCACATCAGCCAAAAACAACTCGCCTTTCTTAGCTCCTGATGAGGTGATTGACTGAAATATAGATGAAATTAGAGAGAGAGCAAAGTATTAAATGTAGAAAATGTTTACAGTGGTTAAAAGAGGGACGTGACAGTAGATCAAAGAATAAAGTGTGCATAGCATAATAAAAACAGAATTTCTTTCCATAATCATACAATTTAATTAGATTGTAGATTATGAGTTAGCTAATTAATGGGACTTCAAGCAATCTAACAACTAAATTATTTGTACAGTTAACAACAATTAACCTACAAAATTTGATTTACAGGGGAGGGAGCAGCAATGGCCTAACCCTAGCTTCAGTTTCAAATTAGAATATTAGATACAGATAAGTTGTTAATCACCATATGCATGGTGAAATATAGAAATGCATATGTTCATACTTGATACAGATATACACGCAGACAGATAGATAGGAAGATAGAGATAAGAGAAACACTGACAACTCCGTTGGCGGTATATGTTGTGAGAGAAAACTTATGGTCGCCCTGGTAATCCCTGTAAAGAAGATCTGAAAAACACAAAAACGAAACGATAATGATATCAAGATCAATCATATTCAAAACAATAAAGCAATAAACAACAGTATCGATTGAAGCAGAAGAGACAAAAAATACACTCACAATCACACGACACAAACAGACgcgaagcaaaaaaaaaaaaatagccgTTTAATTTTTTTGAATGGTTATCGAAAGAATCATACGCAACAGTATCAATCAATTGGAAAACTAATGCAGAAACGGAAACAAGTAAATCGATACgtaaaattaaaacaaaacaaaaggaaGTGAAAAATTGAATCGATgagtgtttgtttgtttgtttgttaccTCTGGCTTTTTTCCCGATATCGGGGTAGAGACCTGGACCTTTCCCCATCTCTTCTGTTCTTCGTGCTCGAGAAATTTGTGAGTGATTTTTGTGCGACAGAGAAGGCGTCTTTAAACACAACCTGTTGAAATGAAT
The genomic region above belongs to Lactuca sativa cultivar Salinas chromosome 4, Lsat_Salinas_v11, whole genome shotgun sequence and contains:
- the LOC111909779 gene encoding mitochondrial outer membrane protein porin of 36 kDa, yielding MGKGPGLYPDIGKKARDLLYRDYQGDHKFSLTTYTANGVSITSSGAKKGELFLADVNTKLINKNITTDVKVDTNSKVFTTITIDEAAPGLKTIFSFVVPDQRSGKVELQYLHEHAGISTSIGLTASPIVNFSGVAGNNTVAVGTDISFDTASGNFTKYNAGLSFSTSDLIASLTLNDKGDTLTASYYHTVSPLTNTAVGGELTHGFSSNENSLTFGTQHSLDPLTMVKARVNNFGIASGLVQHEWRPKSVFTISGEVDTRAIEKSAKVGLALAFKP